Proteins from a genomic interval of Salvelinus alpinus chromosome 7, SLU_Salpinus.1, whole genome shotgun sequence:
- the gsg1l2b gene encoding germ cell-specific gene 1-like protein — translation MGGIDRQRRVSLALTLNFLALILAVSALTTSYWCEGTRKVAKPFCTGPVTTKQSFCIRFNSSNINDSRLVQYIWESGEDKYIMRKFHTGIWFSCEENVNMTGEICRSFIYVTPSHERGVLWLCIVSECLYILLLATGGILMSIEACHLGNVIDGLKLNAFAAIFTVLSGLLGMVAHMMFTTAFQLTVSVGPEDWKPQTWDYSWSYILAWSSFTACMASSVTIINRYTKTILEFKHKRRNIEKNLKIKQKLLELDSGPGVGVGQVGHVEQVWDMYISSVPSSGCTAEELLDLSSNGRKLSNASVFLDLNDLPDPQREEYC, via the exons ATGGGAGGGATAGATCGGCAGCGGAGGGTATCCCTGGCTCTTACCTTGAACTTCCTCGCGCTGATTCTAGCCGTGTCTGCGTTGACTACCAGCTACTGGTGCGAGGGGACACGGAAAGTTGCAAAACCTTTCTGTACCGGACCGGTCACCACGAAACAGTCGTTCTGTATCAGGTTCAACAGCTCGAACATTAACGACAGCAGACTGGTCCAGTACATCTGGGAGTCCGgcgaggacaagtacattatgaGGAAGTTCCACACCGGGATCTGGTTTTCGTGCGAGGAGAACGTCAATATGACAG GTGAAATCTGCAGAAGTTTCATTTATGTCACACCCTCACATGAAAGAG gagTGCTGTGGCTGTGTATCGTTTCAGAATGTCTGTATATTCTCCTTCTGGCCACCGGAGGCATCCTCATGTCCATAGAGGCGTGTCACTTAGGAAACGTCATCGACGGCCTCAAACTCAACGCCTTCGCTGCCATATTCACTGTCCTGTCAG GTCTACTCGGCATGGTGGCCCACATGATGTTCACTACAGCCTTCCAGCTGACAGTCAGTGTGGGGCCAGAGGACTGGAAGCCTCAGACATGGGACTACAGCTGGTCATAcat cctggCGTGGAGCTCGTTCACAGCTTGCATGGCCTCCTCGGTCACCATCATCAACCGCTACACCAAGACCATCCTGGAGTTCAAACACAAGCGCAGAAACATCGAGAAGAACCTGAAGATCAAGCAGAAGCTTCTGGAGCTGGACTCTGGACCAGGGGTTGGGGTGGGACAAGTTGGACATGTGGAACAGGTGTGGGACATGTACATCAGCTCAGTACCCAGCTCAGGCTGCACAGCAGAGGAATTGCTGGACTTGTCCAGTAATGGAAGGAAGCTGTCCAATGCTTCAGTGTTTCTGGATCTGAATGACCTGCCGGATCCACAAAGAGAGGAGTACTGCTGA